The genomic region GAGCACAGCCTGACATGGGTCCTCAATTTTGTGCAATCAGTAAAGTTTTCCTCGCAATATGCACATTTGAACCTGTTCCTTTTCCATCTAAATGGGCAAATAGACCAACATTCCAGTAATGCGCTTGCGTTTTTCTTGGTAACAAACCTCGATTCGGCCCTCGCGCTTCTTTGATACCGacgtttttcaattttaaacgTTTCACCTAAATGTAAATTTTCTGTGCTCTCAATTATAACAGAGTTCTCGTTTTCTGTTTGAGCGCGTACTCCTAAAAACAGAAAACTTTTGTCAATTCTTCCACTTATTTCATTCAAACAATTCGTGTCACCTTCCATCTTATTTGGAGTAGATTTTAGAACGccttatttaacttttataaagtATGCATTTGATAGCTCTTATTCATAAAGGAATATTTTACGTACCTATACACTTTTTAATCTGTAACCCACAGAATTTAAAGTTCGTCCCGTAATCTGTGGTATAACCGTCACAATAACTTCTTGTGCTAGTCTATATTTCATCTCCTacattaaagataaaaatgaaacccataaataatttaaatagatttattaaattattttatagctaCATACTTAAAGTAGGTACTAAATAATGCATTTAAATTGTATGGAAATACCTTAATCTAAGAggatacataatttttatagcatgtttaatttatttattttctagatATTTACAGTTCTTGAAAATTATAGTGGTGTCAtgtcattattttttagtaCAGTACGCTCGCAATAGCATTGTTTTCGGGTATAAAACAGTATAAAGTAAAAGAAGTATGGAACAAATCTGCCTTATTTTAACGCTCTTTTTCGTTAACATGGCTCTAAGCGAAACTTAAGAAAATCAATCAGTAGTACACAATTATTGAGTCCAAAACGAGCAAAGTTAATTTTACTGTTTGAAGTTACAGCGTTTCGATATTAGGGGGACCCTTCGAGCAAGGAAAAGCAAATATTTCTTCTACTcatgttttttcttaataatagtATCATTCGATGTTTTACGTAATGGATAGATATTTATGAGATCACGCTAAATACTTCTCGGCACGATAAATGattgtaactttaaaaagtaCAATCCCAGCCGAGCAACAATTGCTTTTCTCACTACTTTTCTTCTGAAATACCCAAAAAGTTAAATTCAAAAACCAATAGTACTAATTTACGGAATCTTTACAACTTAAATTACGGGTCTGAACCTAGCGATAACTAGTTAACATAACCGTAAGACTAAGATGATCAAGTTAAAACAATCGAAGAATGTTTCTACAAAAAGCTACAGTGTTGCAAACCTATTAGGTTTGCAACACTGTAGCTTTTTGTAGAAACATAACGCACACGACATACCGAAATCATTAGTTAAACAGATGATTTCGGTATGTCGGGTGCGTATAATATTTTTGTCCAATATCGTCAGTGGCTGAAGAAAAAAAGTCTTTGAACAGTTTTTGTTGCGAGTGATGATTATGACTTCGAAACATTTTCGCTAACTATATGCCACATTACAAAGCTTAGTCACTCAGCGGTTACGAGAGTATAGTAATCCTTGGAGTATCTCTCGTGATCCAATGAGGGAGGATCAACACGGTACGATCACCGGTAATGAGGAGATCCGAAGTCAACTAGAGTTCCTGACATAAATCAACAAGTAATGAAGCGGAAGTGGCATTGGGCCGAAAACATAGTATTGGCAGTTGGGGACCCACAGTGGTAGGTAAGTCCCTCCGAAAGCCCTATGTTCAGCAATGGAAGTCCATCGAGTGATAAAATAACGATTAgaattgaaatacaaaaaagagctttatttggtaaaaatactataaaacatttaacaattgcagaataattcatatttgcacatattatatttagatctactgcGTTTGTTATCCTAATAACTGAACGTATTCAACCCATTCTGggtttgtgtatgtatgtagtaACCAAATtcaatactttttctttttttaatttttggcttcatagtttattaatatttgaagaTAGGACATCGAAATGTACGCACACAAGGGCTGCTAATCAAGATTAAAGGAACAAAATAAATCAATGATTGAAGGAATGAGTAACATCAAACGTGGAAATGTTTCTTCGCTATATGTTTATCGAGAGATAGTTTAGTTGCGAATCCCCTCGCGCAATGTTCGCACGAGAACGCAGAATCTGCCTCTTTCTTAGTACGGTGCACCTTCACATTGTGGTGATACTTTTGGGATCGCGACTTGAACATCATATGGCACGTAGTACACTCGTACATTTCCGCTCCAGGCCGTAAATTATGCACCTCGATTAGATGGCGCCTTCGTAACTCCCAAGATGCGAACCTTGGCAATGGCCGCTCTTTACAATACGCGCACAAGTAAGGCATGGGATGCTGGGTTTTCATATGTATATTCCTCTCCTCCAAAGTCTGAAACGTCGCTTTGCATCTACGGCAGTTGTGCTTATTATCGTGAGGTATCTTTGCGTGAGCCCTTAGCGCCGCTTCAGTGATAAAACCCTCGCCACAAGTGTCGCAAACGTACTTCTGAAAATGTTCAACGGTATGCTTGTTTAGGGATAAGAAATCGGAGAACTGACTTTTACATATGGCACAATGCCAACTCGATCCATCCTTCAGTTTGAAGGGCATAACCCCAGACAGCTCAACGTCATCGTCGATCGGTTGTTTATGGACGTTTTTTAAATGGGACAAAAGATCGTCCAGAGATTCTATGCCCATGAAGCaaagtttacattttaaatcgGTAAGATCCAATTTAAGGTATTCCTTACGTAGCTTTCTGCTGAACACAAGCTTGATGTCGAAATTCGCGTGACGGCATGCCATGTGTGCACGTAATCCACCAGGATCATTCGCTTGGACGCGACAAAGAGAACAGTTAAAGTTCTGGCCCCAAGTCCTAAACGGCCAGGCCGTGGAACATTGCAAGATGATTTCTGTGTTAAGCCTTTGCCTCAAAGCTAGACCGTATCGTGGTTTATACCCAGATTTGtcacaccggaaaccacgctcATGCTGTTTGAGTCCGTGGTAAGACAGGAAGGTGGCGCTACACTGATCGCAAGTAAATATTGTAGCATGACTTCTCAAATGTCCATTCATTTCTGAGAATCCTTCAAACTTTTTCTTGCAATACAAGCACATCCATTCGCCGGCATCGTTCTGTCGATAAGGCAACACACCAAAAGGTATTTCAAAGTTCACTGCTTTACCGTGATCGCGTAATAAATGAGTCATAAATATTTCTACACTGTCTACATCTTGCATACATAGGTTACATTTGAAGTTGCTTATATCAATTTTCAGGTCATCCACTACTTTGTAAAAAGCGCTATTGTGGTCGACCTTTGCATGTTTAGTTTTCATATGATCTCTCAATGTTTCAATATTCTCAAATTCTATATAGCAGTAAGAACAGAGGATTCTATTGAAACGGGTCTTAAACGGTATAGCCGTCGAATATTTGAGAACTAGTACAGCATTTTGTCGTAGAGGGTTCTGCTTAACGGACCTTTCGAATAACctcattttttgttttctttctttttctttgagTTCCTCGCTATCCTTTGTAGGTCCTAAAAAAGAAAGAAGCATATCATTATTGTTATTCCAATGCATCCTTTCTTACAAGTAGCGATTCTTGTTACGTCTTATCTAATATGCACACTCGAAGTCAATAATTACAAGCGTCATAGAAgagtagttttttattttggatcATTATTTAACCGTATCAGACATCGAAATGTTTTTTCGCAACATGCTTATCCAGAAACAATTGAGTGGTGAAAGCTTTCGGGCAACTGTGGCAGGGGTAATTTAGTTCCGTGTCCTTTTTTATCCTATGCGTCCTCGCCATGTGGTTGTATTTCCCTGACCTAGTTTTGAAAGTCTTTTGGCACGTTGTACATTCATATTTATCTGCGCCAGTTTTATAATTGTGCACTTCCATTAAATGTCTCTTCCTTAGTTCCCAGTTGGCGAATCGCGGTTTTTCTTTGCAGTACACACACATGTAAGGTGTGGACGTGTGTTGAGTTTTTACATGTACATTACGTTCTTCGAGCGTCGAGAACGTGGCTACACATCGACTACAGTTATACTTGTTCTCATGAGGTATCTTGGTGTGAGCAATCATAGCAGATTCTGTTATGAAACCCTCGCCGCAAGTATCGCAAACGTAGTTTTGGAAATGCTCTGAAGTGTGCTTTTTTAGtgaaatgaaatctttgaattCGTTTGGACACATCGTACATTTCCATATTGAACCATCGTTCAGCCTGAACGGCAGAACACCTAACTGTGCATCACAATTTATGGGCTGTTGGTGGTCGTTCTTCAAATGGTACGTTAAGTTTTCGAAATTCTCAATCGGCATGAAGCATAATTTGCACTGGAGATCTGTAATGTCTATTTTGAGAAATTCTTTACCAAGCTTTTTATAAAATGCGGCCTGCACATCATAATTCTCGTGTCTTGATACCATATGGGCTCGTAGGTTACTTGGATCGCTGGATTGAACCCTACAGAATACGCAGTTGAAATTACTCTTCCAAGTCCTAAAGGGACAAGCCGTAGAACACTGAAGAATGATTTCAGCGTTAGTTCGTGGCCTCATCACTCTGCCGTTACGAGGTTTGTACGCAGTCCTAAAACATTTCACCTGTCGTCGATGATCCCGCAACGCGTGCTCGGAAATAAAAGTCGTACCGCATTTATCGCAACTGAAATTCATGAAATGCGTAGCTATATGTCGCTTAAACTGTGTAAACTCTAGATATGTCTTCTGACAGTACACGCACACCCAATGATCGATAGAGTTCTGTTTGTAAGGCAGAACGCCGAACCGTGCATTGTACCTAACCGGCT from Pararge aegeria chromosome 26, ilParAegt1.1, whole genome shotgun sequence harbors:
- the LOC120635261 gene encoding zinc finger protein 729-like; its protein translation is MHWNNNNDMLLSFLGPTKDSEELKEKERKQKMRLFERSVKQNPLRQNAVLVLKYSTAIPFKTRFNRILCSYCYIEFENIETLRDHMKTKHAKVDHNSAFYKVVDDLKIDISNFKCNLCMQDVDSVEIFMTHLLRDHGKAVNFEIPFGVLPYRQNDAGEWMCLYCKKKFEGFSEMNGHLRSHATIFTCDQCSATFLSYHGLKQHERGFRCDKSGYKPRYGLALRQRLNTEIILQCSTAWPFRTWGQNFNCSLCRVQANDPGGLRAHMACRHANFDIKLVFSRKLRKEYLKLDLTDLKCKLCFMGIESLDDLLSHLKNVHKQPIDDDVELSGVMPFKLKDGSSWHCAICKSQFSDFLSLNKHTVEHFQKYVCDTCGEGFITEAALRAHAKIPHDNKHNCRRCKATFQTLEERNIHMKTQHPMPYLCAYCKERPLPRFASWELRRRHLIESTENLHLGETFKIEKRRYQRSARAESRFVTKKNASALLECWSICPFRWKRNRFKCAYCEENFTDCTKLRTHVRLCSTQHSIKDIYSKFKEMTLINVDITEASCRICDLPYGEVNEMRHHAAEHGYEIDTSHPDGVLPFYLDKESWRCVICHEIFNNFLKLYEHMNTHYQHYICATCGKGYMTAPRLRKHSEVHITGTFPCDKCKRVFTMRAARDYHKSHAHAKGPRYECPQCNMRFGGYYERMNHLNEAHREKEVAYKCAHCELSFKTSGKRATHVKSIHFPQQRNFACPFCKWFFKTGYELKRHIVRHTGERNFCCTLCGKTFPRNRALRKHLKTHEDLNCKWCGVMFSQKALLVDHFRINHPDISDFMLTGLEKI
- the LOC120635158 gene encoding zinc finger protein 26-like, coding for MKTDHVDTDFKNVFYRTKDNLIKVDITDLKCNICQQDIQDVDTLMGHLSREHNKPVRYNARFGVLPYKQNSIDHWVCVYCQKTYLEFTQFKRHIATHFMNFSCDKCGTTFISEHALRDHRRQVKCFRTAYKPRNGRVMRPRTNAEIILQCSTACPFRTWKSNFNCVFCRVQSSDPSNLRAHMVSRHENYDVQAAFYKKLGKEFLKIDITDLQCKLCFMPIENFENLTYHLKNDHQQPINCDAQLGVLPFRLNDGSIWKCTMCPNEFKDFISLKKHTSEHFQNYVCDTCGEGFITESAMIAHTKIPHENKYNCSRCVATFSTLEERNVHVKTQHTSTPYMCVYCKEKPRFANWELRKRHLMEVHNYKTGADKYECTTCQKTFKTRSGKYNHMARTHRIKKDTELNYPCHSCPKAFTTQLFLDKHVAKKHFDV